One Podospora pseudopauciseta strain CBS 411.78 chromosome 4, whole genome shotgun sequence genomic window, TCAAGCCCAGGAACCACCGATCTGAACATTGTGACAACGTCGTGATCTGCCCAGTTGTGGGTACACTGCCGGATGAGGTATGCCGAAGCGCCTTTGTATGGCTGAGGCTCGAAGAAGCTTGCCCGAGAGAACGACACGCGGTTACGGACATCGTCGGTGAGGAGGCGTTGGCCTTGGGCGAGCATATCTTCGGATTCATCCTGGACGATGAAGTTGAGATGGGGGAAGGTCTGTGAAGGTTAGCAAACATTGGGGAAGTCATGTTTCAGGGGAAGGGGACTTACTCGAGCGAGAATGAGAGCGACATGGCCGCTTCCACCGCCGATATCTACCACGTTTCCCTTGATGCTTCCCCAGTTGAAGTTATCACGCAATTCGGTGACGCTGTTTTCCACTGTGATTCGATGGTCAGATACCTTCACTCTTTGTCCAGGATAACAAGCCGAGCAGAAACTTActcttcctccacccagCCATCGCCTTCGCAAACCTCCCAGCATGTTCCGGGTGCTTGGAATAATACCTAAAAATCGGCACCCCATGTCTGGCGTAAAACGGGCAATGCACACTGTCAGACTCATTGGGAGTCGCCTTCAGAGCAACACTCGACTCGGCCGCTGCCTTGATCATCTCGTCAAACCTGTCATGCAGCTAGAGTCAAcgaccacaaccacccaaacagaaggaaaaggcagaTGACTCACGAATAATGCACCATAGACCtaacctcatcatcctgcTGCAGCGCATACGAGAACGAATTATGCGAGAAAtgccccttcctcctctcctgaAAGAACCGATGGGttatcaacaacctcaccacccttccTGTCCTGTCGGTGTCCAAACCTGCCTTTTTTGCGAGTTCCTCCACGGAGATTTCCCCCTCGGCTGGGATAAGCGTGAAGAAGTCAAAGTCGAGGGCGATTTGGAATGCGGCGATTTCGTAGCCCCGCATGAGGAAGTGGCGGTAGAAGAGCGCTGGTCCGTCGACGAGACGCTGTAGGTCTTCTAGGAGGGTGCGGAGGCTGCCTTGGAGCTCGCGGTAGTCTGCCTTGTTGGGGggtgaggcggaggagggggagaaggtggaggcggggaggttgttggattGGAGGTAGGCGGTGATTTCTTtggttttggagaggatgccCTCGGCcagggcgaggatggagacGTTTTCGGCGGTGTCGGACATGGTGGAGGTTTGGTACCTAGAGTGGGATCTGGTTGCTGTCGATgtatggtgatggtggttggtgtgCTGTCAAGTGTGTGGTAgtgacggtggtgggatggtCAAAGATCAAGGTTTTTGAAGGATTGGAAGTGTCACAATCGCGATTGATTCTCGGCCGAGTTCGTGAGCATGATCTGGGTGATGATCTTGATCTCATGCATTGACCGTACAAAGCAGATGCCCGAGAAATCTCGGTCTGACCACCACAGGTTGCATTTCCGCAGCAGAATGGCCCACTTGCGGATCATCGGCCAAAGTTCTCTGCACCGATATTGCACGGTGCGGTCTCAACGCATAGGGGATGCGTTATTGTCCGTCGACTCTACAGTAGACATACAACCTTCAAATCAGGAGGGCCTCGGCCGAAGGACGTCGGAGCAGTTGAGATCACTGCTATCAACAGACGCTAAAGGACTCGATGGTGTATGATTGCCAGCTTGAGGACACCAGAGATTCACCGAGATACATATCTTGTGATTGTGCCTAGAATTTTGGAGATCCAGAATAGAACCATTGTACCCAAGCGGAAGATTACTGTCTCAAAACGAATGTCAACAGAGCGTAGATAGTCTCAACACTAAGCTatgtcctcctcatccatcctCGAAGGCCCACATGAGCCCGTAGCCATCATCGGCATGGGTAAGCTGCAATCTCATCAGTCCTTTCTGGACTGGCCATGTAATACTAACGTTTCTCACAGGCTGCCGGTGGGCCGGTGACATTCGTGACCCTTCAGGGCTATGGGACCTTCTGAAGAACAAACGTGACGGCTGGCGCGAATTCAACCACCCTAGATTCTCTGCCAAGGGCTTCTACCACTCCAACAAAGAGCGCCCAGGATCCATGAGAACACCCGGTGCGTTTCTCATGGACGAAGATGCTCGCCTATTTGATCATTCCCTCTTCGGCATCACCGGGCGAGAAGCCGAAACCCTCGACCCGTCTCAACGGAAGCTGCTCGAAGTGGTGTACGAGGCTCTCGAGAACGGAGGGGAGACTTGGGAGAGTATTTCAGGAACACGAACCGGGGTGTATATCGGCAACTTCGCCCTCGATCACATCCTCATTCAGGCGCGGGATTGGGAGAGCCCAAAGTCATACGCTGCCACGGGAGCGGACACGAGTATTCTCGCCAATCGTATCAGTTACATCTTCAACCTTCATGGTCCAAGGTATGCATTGGTCTTCCTAGAAATCAACGTTAGTCGGGCAATCAGGGGCTAATGGTTACCGCAGTCTGGCCACAAACACCGCCTGCTCATCCTCCATGTATGCCCTGCACATGGCCGTCAGTGCGATCCGTAGTGGTGACTGTGACGGCGCCATAGTCGCGGCAGCCAACTGGATATCCGATCCCAGCATGCAGTTTGTGCTCGACAAGCTCGGCGCACTCTCGCCCACGGCGCGATGTCACACGTTCGACGCCTCTGCAGACGGTTACGCCCGTGGGGAGGGCTACGCCGCTCTATATCTCAAGAAATCCACCATAGCCGTGGTAGACTCGTTGCCAATTCGAGCCATGATTCGAGGCACCgccatcaacgccaacgGCCGGACAGGAGGCATCACCCGACCCAGCATAGCCGGACAGGAAGACGTCATTCGCGAGGCCTACAAACACGCCGGCGGCCTCCCCTTCTCAGAAACGACATTCTTCGAGTGCCATGGCACGGGCACACAAGCCGGCGACCCGATTGAAGTGACGGCCGTCGGCAACGTCTTTGCTTCCTCTCGGTCAGACGCCCCGGAAGACCGGCTCCTCATCGGCTCCATCAAGCCAAACCTTGGCCACACGGAAGGTGCAAGTGCCATCGCTTCGGTTATGAAGGTGGTTCTTTCCCTCGAAGCAGGCCAAATCCCACCAACCTTTGGGATCGAGGAACTGAACCCGAGCATCGACTTTGCGGGAGCCAAAGTCGAAGTTGTCAAAGATGGCACGATACCCTGGCCGGAAGGAAAGCTCCGGCGCGCAAGCGTAAATTCCTTCGGGTTCGGCGGGGCCAACGGGCACTGTATTATCGACCACGTCAATGTGGTTCTCCCCGACTACATCAAGCCCGGAATCTCTGGGGCCGGCGCCTCAGCCAACAGCCATACCGCCAACGGGTATTCCAACGGGAAGGCCCACGAGGGCAACAACGGAGTGGTGACGCCACCTGCTGACCACTCCCCTCTCACGACTAAACCGAGAAAGACGACGAAGGCAGACGCCACCACGCGTGACCTCGTGCTTCTCCCGTTCTCGGCCCATACCGAGCAATCCCTCAAGTCGAATATTGCCGCCCTCTCTCGCGTCATCCACCGGTGGCCCCTTGCAGATATCGCCTACACCCTGAGCTCCAAACGATCACGTTTCCAGCAGCGTTCATTCCGCATCGTCGCCAAGAGCGATATCCAAACCGGGCTCGCCACAGAAAGTCGTATCCTAACAAGCCCCCTGCGGCCAGCAAACATCGGATATGTTTTCACGGGTCAGGGCGCACAGTGGCATGCCATGGGCGCCCAGCTATTCGAGTACGCCGTCTTTCGCGCGGCGATCACCCACCTGGACCGGGTGATGGATGCACTACCATCCCGGTCCACGTGGAAGATTTCCGATGTCCTAGCCGGCAACTGCGAGCCCGATCTCGTGCTGTCACCCCAAGTGTCCCAAGTGGCCTGTACCGCCGTTCAGATCGGGCTCATCGATTTGCTTGCATCGTGGTCTATCGCGCCTGCCGCAGTGGTTGGCCACTCCTCTGGCGAAATGGCAGCGGCGTATGCGTCGGGGTATATCACAGCTGCCGAAGCTATTACTGCTGCCTACTTTCGCGGTTTGGCCGTGTCGCAGAATAAGGCAAAGGGCGCCATGTTGGCTGTGGGTGTTGGGATGGATGCCGCGATGGAATACCTGGACGGAAAGGAAGACCGCATTAAGATTGCGGCGATCAACTCGCCCGGCAGTGTCACGCTGTCTGGTGACGAGGATGCCATCGAGTCCCTGTCGGCCTCGCTCAACGAGGAAGGCGTGTTCAACCGTGTCCTTCGAACTGGCGGAAATGCCTACCATTCACATCACATGGTGGCACTGGGCGGGCAATACAACGACATGCTGTCTAAGGGACTTGAGCACATCGACAATATCGGACTGGTTGACAAGAACCAGAGATACCCTCTCATCCGCTGGGTGTCGTCGGTGACCCCTGATGAGGCCATGGCTTTTGAGGTGGGTGCTTCGTACTGGAGAGCAAACCTTGAATCATCCGTCCGCTTCTCCGAGGCTGTCAGCGGGATGATGAGCTTGGAGGGTGACCAAGCCGTTGATATCTTGGTGGAGCTCGGCCCGCACCCGGCGCTGAAGAGCCCGGTGGACCAGATATTGAAGAGTATCGGCAAGTCTGCACCACATGTCGCATCACTGAAGAGAGGAGAAGACAGCCGGGAGTCTGTGCTCCAGCTCGCCGGCACCCTGTTTAGCCTGAATGCCGAAGTGGACTTGGTTGCAGTAAACGCAGTCGATGATGGCTTGCACGAGGGCCGGTGGAGTCTCGCGCACGGCTGTACGGCAGTCGATCTCCCCCCTTACCAGTACACATATGGACCGGTCAATTACTATGAGAGCCGGCTTAGCAAGGAATATCGACTTCGACAGGTCCTTAGGCACGACCTTATAGGCGCCCGGCTGCCCGGCGCCAGCAAGCTACGGCCTCAATGGCGGAATATTCTTCGACTTAAGGATGTGCCCTGGTTGGGCGACCACCGCTTGATTCCTGACGCCGTCTTCCCTGCGGCGGGCTTCATTGCTATGGGAATAGAGGCCGCCACGCAGGTGTACCACGAGCTCCCCAAGGCATATGAGATCACGGGGTACTCGCTCCGCAAGGTTGACATCGCGACCGCCCTGCGGCTTCCCGAAGATGattgtggtgttgatatcATCCTCAGTTTGGAACTGGCAGACACGGACGCAACGGTCAAATCACCTGGCTGGTCCCGTTTCACCGTCAGTTCGGTATCCAGGGATTCCGATGAGTGGACGGAGCACTGCACAGGTCTCGTCAAAATCGAGACCTCGGAGAAGCCTGCGGTGGCCAGCAAGATGGGCTCTTTGACGGACCCCCGATTCCCCGGCACACATGCGTGGTACAACAAGTTCACCGAGATTGGCATCGGCTATGGCCCAACTTTCCAGCCTCTCTCCGATATCCGGGCAGACCCCAACCAGAATTTAGCCCAAGCAACCGTGGCGCTGAACACAACGGACAACACGATCGAAGGAGGAGAGTCAAGCTATGCGCTCCATCCGGCGGCCCTCGACGGCACCTTCCAGCTAGGTCTCATTGCCTGCTACGGTGGCCAATTGGAACGTGCATACACTGCCTTCGTGCCTGTCCACCTTTCAAGCATGTATCTGAAAGCAGGACTCAACCCGCATACACCCGCAACAGCCATAGCCCACGGTCAGACCCAAGGCCTGCGCGGTGCCTACATCAAGCTGCAAATGACTGACGAAAGCGGCAGCGTTGTCCTGGACGTCGACACGCTGCGCTGTCTTAGTTTCAAGGAGTCCAAGTCGGACGAGTACACCATGCAGTCCAAGAAGGCCCTGAGCAGCCCTTTCACCAGGCTCACCTGGAAGCCCGACATCCGTACTCTTAACAACGACCAGATCCGGGCACTGTTCCCCCCCCCACAGGAAAATAACCAAGGTGCCGCAAGCCTCGAGGTGGTCGACATGATCTGCTGCCTGGTCGTGGCGGACATCTACGAGGTATTCATCAAAAGCGCAACCAGCGTACCCCAGCCCAAAGGTGAACTCCGCCACTGGGTCTCTTGGCTGAAGTGGTGCGTCGAGGAAGACAATCGGGAGAATATGGTCGAAGCCAAGAGTCTTCCTGCCGTCCAGCGTCACCAGCTGCTTAAGAAGCTGTACGTCGAGGCCGGTGATCGGCCCGAGGCACAGGCGGCCCGGAGACTGCACGAGAACATGGGTGAAATCCTCGCAGAGCGCAAGACAGGTATTGACGTCCTCGTGCCGGATGGACTCCTCACGGCGCTGTACGAGACAGGCCATGTCATTGTGGGCTCATACCCGCAGCTACGTAATGTCCTCGACTGCCTCGGCCATGCCAATCCCAATATGCGTATTTTAGAGGTCGGCGCAGGTACTGGTGCAGGCACACGAGTAGCTATGGGGGCGCTGACAAGGTCGAACGGCATTAAGCGGTACGCTGATTACACGTTTACTGATATCTCGGCTGGTTTCTTGACGGCCGCTCATGAGTTCATGTCAGGCTATCGTGATGTGAACTACGCTGTTTTGGATATCGGGGAGGATCCGCTCGCCCATGGGTTTGAGCCGGTCTACGATGTGGTCTTTGCATGTGAGGCTATCCACGCAACGGCCAGTATGGATGTAACCCTCGAAAACTGCCggaggttgttgaagccGGGAGGCAGGTTAGTGCTGGTGGAGAGCACGCGTATGAGAGTGCTGCTGGGGCTGCTGTACGGTACTCTCACGGGTTATTggctgggggttggtgacggTCGTACTGAGGGGCCTTTCATGGACCTGGAGACCTGGGACAGGCGATTGAGGAAGGCCGGCTTCTCGGGCACGGAGCTGGCCCTTGATGACTACAACCGCCCCCATAACACGACCTCCATCCTCGTTTCCACCCGTGTCGAAGAGTCTTACGTGGTCACCAACAAAGACACAGAGGCAAAGGAAGGTCCGGCCGCCGTGATCCATCTTTTGCACGGAGCCAATGGCCCGTCGCCTCTCTTGGAGCAAGTCTCCAGTGAGTTTGAGCGTTGTGGCGTCAAAGCTGTGGCGTGTTCGATCAATGAAGCGTCCGAAACAGTACGGCCCAACGCCCGCACCGTGGTATTCCTCAACGACGAGAATGACCTCTTTGACACTGAAAACGCCAGCCTTCTCAACTCGTTCCAGCATCTTGCCCGAAACACCAAGAGCATGGTCTGGTTGACGTCGAGTGGAATTGCCAAAGGTCAGGACCCTCGGGCCGCCTTCATGATTGGCCTTCTCCGAACCATCGCGACTGAGAACCCGGCCGGCCGTTTCCTCTCCATTGACATTGATGCGGAGACTTTCGGAGAACAGGATGATGCTCTCATTCGCAACATCGTCAAATCCGAGCTAGCCCTGCAGAATGAGGATGCCTCTGATGAAGAAGGTAGCAAGGACCGAGAGTTTGTCTGGCAGGACGGCTGTATGTGGGTGAGCCGGGTAGTCCCTGACACAGAGCTCGGCGTGTATATCGACCTAAGCAAAACACCTACGAGCAGAGGCTCTCGGATGGTTCCCATTGGCAGTCAAGGTCCTGTTCGTGCGGCATTCGAGACCCCCGGCATCCTTACTTCGCTATACTTCCGAGCCTATACAGAGCTCTTGCAGCCCATCCCAGCGGACTACGTTGACGTTCAAGTGGCAGCTGTGGGCGTGAACTGGAAGGATTTGGGCCTCACGTCAGGTCGATTCGACGCAACTGGCAGCAACCTGTCGTCAGAATACGCCGGCGTTGTAACCAAGATCGGTGCCGCAGTGGATGGTCTGTCTGTTGGGGATCGTGTCTATGGTGTCGGCAGAGGCCAGTTTGGAAACTACACGAGAGTTCCTGCCGCATTTGCACAAAAGCTCGAGCCAGGAGACATTCTCACCGAGATGGCTACGATGCCACTGGTGTACATGACAGCCATCTATGCCTTTGACTATGTGGCACGGCTTAGAAAAGGCCAGAAGGTGTTGCTACAGTCTGCCACAGGCGGGCTGGGCTTGGCGGCTATTCAGGTTGCGCGGGCTCGGGGTGCCGATGTATTCGCAACTGTTGGGACTGCTGAAAAGGTCTCGTTCCTTGTTCACACTGTGGGTATCCCGGCAGATCACATCTTTTCCTCTCGGGACCCTACGGCGCTATCCAATGCTGCCAAAGCAACCGGCAGGGGCGGCTTTGATGTCATTCTCAGTACGGTTGTCGGAGGAGATTTCCTGTGCGAATCCCTTAAAGCGCTGGCTCCCATGGGACATCTTGTCGACGTTGGTCGGCTCGACGTACTTGAAGCCAAGGACATTGGCTTGGAGCACTTCCAGAGGAACGCCACTCTGACATCGTTCGATCTTAATGTCCTCCTGGACAATGATCCAGAGCTTGGACGCGAGTTGATGCAGACAGTCAATGACCTTTATCGATGGAACGTTATTGCGCCGATTCGCCCCTTTGCCGTTCACGATGTGTCGGAGCTTGACCAAGTCTTGGTGGGCCTGTCCAGGGGCACGCACATTGGAAAACTGGTGGTGTCATTTGAGAATCCAGCCTCTCTGATCAAGCTTGTCCAAGAGCCGCCAGCAGCGAAGTTCGACTCTGAGGCACGCTATGTTGTCACTGGAGGTCTGGGCGGGCTTGGCCGAGCCATTATCAAGTGGATGGTCAGTCGTGGCGCTCGTGACTTTGTGGTACTTTCTAGGCGTGGTATCAACACCCCTGCTGCAAAATTGCTGGTAAAGGATCTTGAGTCGCAAGGCGTTCGTGTCGAGGCAGCGGTCTGTGATGTGAGCAAGCGAGAGAATGTCATGAAAGCGGTCCGCAACGCTGCATCGGGCGACCGGCCTGTCAAAGGAGTGATCCATGCAGCCATGTCATTGACAGATCTCTCGTTCGACAAGCTGACCATTGATCAATGGCGAGATGGGTTTGCTGCAAAGGCTTTGGGTACCCTCAACCTGCACGAAGCCACTCTTTCATTACCTTTGGACTTTTTCGTCATGATCACGTCGACCGAGTCCATCTGGGCACCACCAACTCAAGCGGCATACATCGCTGCAAACAGCTTTCAGGACTATTTTGCCCGCTACCGTCGACGACTCGGCCTTCCCGCGTCCACAGTATCGTATGGCTTGGTGGCTGACGTCAAGTCGGACTTCCTTCACAACTCGGTTGGCACAGATGACATGTACGTACGTAACAAGACCATGACAATCACAGAGCATCAGGTCCTCGCCCAGCTGGAGCCGGCCTTCTTGCCTGCGGAGACAACTTGCTGGGTTGGGCAGGATCAGGACCCGTTGTCGGAGGCCAATATCTTGACATGTCTCGATCCGGTCGGGTTGGCTGAATTGGCATCGATGAACGATCATATCCCACGCTGGTATCGCGATGGGCGCGTGTCGGTTATCATGCGGGCAATGAAGGACGCGCAACGACAAGCGAGCGGGGCAGATGCGGCTCAGGATGGCGCTGGCGGAGCAGGCAAGTCGGCCGTGGCCCGACTGCGGTCGTCATTCTCGGAGGGGATCaagggaggagctggcgccCGGGCCAATACGGTCGCGCTCGTGACCGAAGGCGTGATACAGACTGTTGCTGGGATGTTGTTTATCGATGCGTCAGCAGTGGACCCTGCCAAGAGTATTGCCGAGCATGGCGTTGATAGCCTCATTGCGGCTGAACTGCGGAGCTGGTTCCACCAGGCGTTGAAGACGAACCTCAAGATGGGGGAACTGCTGGACGCACAGACGAGTATCAAGACACTGGCTGAGAATATTGTAGATGCGGCGTTGAAGGAGTAGGTTGAGCATTCATGTCATTACTTTTCGCAGCGTTAGATAGACAGATGAAGTCGTTGAAGCAACTCCTGATGCAACTCCTGATACGACCCTGATGCGATTCCAAATGCGAACTCCTAACCTGCTTCCAATGCTCAGGCGGTAGCCATCAGAGACTGTCGTGATAAGCACTGCGGTAGGTTCACGTGTTCATCCCAAGCTCGGGCACTCGCAGAACTGGCGTCGGCCGAAGTTGCTCGGGTGCTCCCGTGCCAAGGCCGGTGATCGACAGGCTTATCCCTCCGCACTTGATCCGAGGCGGGGTGACGCCAAGACCCTAACACCAATACGGCTTATCCCCGGTAAGTCCGGCAATGCCATCATAAACCACAAcgtccaccaccatcgagaGCAACACTGCTTTTCATCTTGACACATCCTGCAAACTTCTCAACAAGAAACGCAATTGCGATATCTCCAAAATGGCCGGTTCATATGACGCTGCGACTTACTTGCTCGACAAGGAAAACATCCGCGACACTGTCATCCGCATGGTGAGTTGCCAGTGGGTACTCTTTGTCCGGGCAGTGGGAGTTGCTGATGTTCCTTCCCGCAACAGATGTTCGCCTTTGACGACGCCGCCACTGAAACATTGATTAATGATGTTTATGCGCCTGTCATCGAGCTCAGCTACGACAAGCTGTTGCTCGGTGATGAGTTTCATCAGAAGAAGATCTCCAGTGAGGAGTGGGCTAAAAGTCTGGAGCATATGCATGACAAGTTTGATACGACGGAGCATATTATTCAGTGAGTTTTTCCCATCGCCACGCATAGATGAAGCTGATGATTCCCTCGCAGGAACGTTTTGATTGAGCTGCCGCAgccggggggtggggtgcAGAGGCCAAAAAATGTCAAGGCGAGGGCTATCGCTCATGGGATCTTCTACAAgagagatgggggggaggggaggccgAGTGTTATGGCTTTGAGGAATGGGGTGAGTCAGTTTCTGTCAGTGTTGAGGTTGCTTGAGTTCGTTGGGTGGCTGACTTTGTGACACGGTAGGGCTCGTACAAGCTGGAGCTGGTCAGGAttgaggagacggaggagaagggggagaatcCGTGGCGGATTAGTGGGTTGGATGTCACGCTTGACTGGCAGGATATGCCTAGTTTGTGAGAGCCAAATCAATCGCTGTCCCTTTAGCCAGCCTCGGCATCTTCTACCTGTGtctaaagtactttccgtGGAAAGAAAATACTTggctggatgatgaggtcCGTGTTTGTTTGAGAGAAATGCTAGAGGTACACGACCTTTTCTTTCGAGACGTGAATTACCCACATTCTGGTTGGGGTtaggggaaggaagggggtaGGAATAGGGATAGGGTATATCATCTGGTGAATATCGGGCCTTGCGATGGGCTAGCGTTAAAGCCGCGATGGTTCTCAGGGGGCGATGCGTGTTTGAAAAGGGGTAACACTAGACTTTCTCCTGTGCTCCAGCCCCGAAACGGACTCCTGCTACCTATCTAGACCGTGCCTCCGTCTACCTAGCTCTCCAATGGAACTATGGGGTTGTAATATGCAAACTTATTGAGGGGATCGTACTGTGCCTTGAGGGCACGTAGCTTCTCCAACCGCCACGGTTCATAGCCGTACATGGACTCCAGCGACTCGTGGCCCGCAGCATAGTTGACGTATGTCGTGGGCTTCCGCCATTCACCTTCGCCTGCGTTCCACAGATCCTCCGTTTCCCGAGCCCACTGGAAGGCAAAATCCTCCAGGCCCGAGTTTGGTGGAGGCATGGCGTCGAAGTACCTGCGGTGAAATGTCAATACTGTGGTACAGCGGCAGGAACTGTTTCACTCACATCAGAAGATTATCGTCACGCAGTGGAAAAGCAGAGCCCTCCGGCTTGTCCCTCAGAACACCCTCAACGGCATAGCCTTCATGGACTAGCTTGGTGCCTGACAGCAACGGCTCCTTGGAGACCTTCTTGTTGTACAGGTCATAGAGCTGCCGCTGTACAGTGACGTTGTAGACTTGGAGGCCGGCTGTGCCTGTGATATGGACCTTGCTCGGCGCGCACAGATCTGATTCCAGTCCGCTGATCAAGATGTCTGAGATGGAGGTGAATGGCACATCGCCTTCATCCACCGCCACGGGGCCGAGGGCATCGAACGGTGACAGATCCGCTGCGGCATCCTCTTTGGAGCCTCCGTAGATGAATGTCCAGAATATTGTGGCCTGAAGAACTGTTAGTGGTAGGCGGCGGTACCTGTGCTGGCCATTATCTCACCTGAGTAGTGCTCACGCTCGGCTCCATGGTGTAAACACCAAACGCCCCTCCCCACGTCGGCGAAAGGCTACCATTTGCATGGAACTTATTCAGCTCCTCGAAGAGCGGCTCAACGTGTTTGCCTGTGAAGACGTAGTTCCTGTAGTAGTAAGACGGGACCGTGACCGGGTAAATCTTCATATCAAAACTGGTGACAATGCCAAAGTTGTGACCGGCGCCTCTCATCGCCCACCACAAGTCGGGATAGGATGTTTCGCTAACCGTGATGGCTGTTCCATTGGCGAGCACAACGttcaggccgatcaggttGTCGGCTATGAGGCCATGGACGCCCTGCTGCACACCGTGACCGCCTCCCAATGCTGGTCCAACCATGCCGACGCAGGAGCAACTTCCAGTTGCTGAGAGAAGGAGGAACATTGTTAATTTCTAAATAGTCGTTGATTATCAAGGCTAGGAAACTCACTTGTAACATAGCCCTCCTTCCAAAGGACGTCAATCGTCTCATAATTCCGCGCCCCAGCCTGGAGCTTAACCGTCATCGCATCCTTGTTGATGGAGATGTCTGTCAGACTTCTCACATCGATCTGGATGCCGTTGAACCTTCCAACAGTTGACGTTAATGAGTGCCCGCGATTGACAACAAAGAAGTTGATACCATGCTCATTTGCATATTTCACCTAGTTCAAACTGTTGGTTTTCTCGCTCTGAGTGGATAGGCAGGGACCGCTTACAATCGTCGGGATATCGTCCTCTACCCCGGGTTGAACAACAACCTGCACCTGCGGCACCGCGAAATCTTGATATCGCTCGGTAGCGTCCGGCCAACGGGAGTCGTCTGGCCCAAAAATACTGGCATTCTTGGAAAGCAAAGGGCCGAGCCCTTGCTGAACAGACTCAGACGGCAAGGGGCTCTGTCTTGGAACTGGCATCTGAGCGTAGTCCTTTGGGTTGGTATACGCCGCAGCGA contains:
- a CDS encoding hypothetical protein (SMCOG1138:FAD linked oxidase domain protein; COG:C; antiSMASH:Cluster_5; CAZy:AA7; EggNog:ENOG503NXRX); protein product: MPSLYCFVALGITLTQALAAAYTNPKDYAQMPVPRQSPLPSESVQQGLGPLLSKNASIFGPDDSRWPDATERYQDFAVPQVQVVVQPGVEDDIPTIVKYANEHGINFFVVNRGHSLTSTVGRFNGIQIDVRSLTDISINKDAMTVKLQAGARNYETIDVLWKEGYVTTTGSCSCVGMVGPALGGGHGVQQGVHGLIADNLIGLNVVLANGTAITVSETSYPDLWWAMRGAGHNFGIVTSFDMKIYPVTVPSYYYRNYVFTGKHVEPLFEELNKFHANGSLSPTWGGAFGVYTMEPSVSTTQATIFWTFIYGGSKEDAAADLSPFDALGPVAVDEGDVPFTSISDILISGLESDLCAPSKVHITGTAGLQVYNVTVQRQLYDLYNKKVSKEPLLSGTKLVHEGYAVEGVLRDKPEGSAFPLRDDNLLMYFDAMPPPNSGLEDFAFQWARETEDLWNAGEGEWRKPTTYVNYAAGHESLESMYGYEPWRLEKLRALKAQYDPLNKFAYYNPIVPLES